The genomic region AATCGGCTGTCGGGATCCGCTGTTGCGCCAGGTTTCCACCACTTGGGTGGCGGTCCGGGTGGGATCCGTCATCGCTTGCGGGGTGAGGATGAGCAGACAGCCGTGACTGTCGGGATCCCGCAACACCACTTGCAGGGCTTGGGCAAAGCGCTCCGGCTCTGCATCCCCCAAGATGTCGATGGGGTTGCCGTGGCTCCAGTGGGGGGGCAAAAACGGATTGAGGGCCTCGACAGTTGTCGGCGAGAGTTCCGTCAGGGATCCACCCGCCCGGATCAGGGCATCGGTGGCCAATACTCCAGGCCCGCCCGCATTGGTGATAATGGTGAGATAGGGACCCTTAGGTCGGGGTTGCTTAGCCAAGACCTCGGCCATATCGAACAGATCTTCGATGTGATCCACCCGCAACACGCCGCAGCGGCGAAAGGCCGCATCCAGTACATCATCGCTGCCGGTCAGGGATCCTGTATGGGAGGCCGCCGCTTGGGCTGCCGCCTGGGTTCGTCCGGCTTTGATGACGATGATCGGTTTGCTCAAGGCCACTTCGCGGGCCGCTGAGAGAAAGGAGCGGGCATCGCCAATGGATTCCATGTAAAGCACAATGCTGTGGGTATGGGGATCGTCCCCCAAATAGTCGATCAGATCGCCCCAGCCCACATCCAGCATGGATCCCAGGGAAATAAAGGCGCTGAAGCCGACATTTTCTTGCAGGCTCCAATCCAAAATCGAGGTACACAAGGCCCCACTTTGGCTGATAAATCCGACATTGCCAGGGCGGGCCATTTGGCTGGCAAAGGTGGCATTGAATCCAATGTGGGGGTTTTGGATCCCTAGGCAATTGGGGCCGATGAGGCGCAGTTTTCCCTGGGCAATTTGCTGAATTTGATGTTCCAGTTGGATCCCTGCGGCTCCCGTTTCTTTGAAACCGGCGGAGAGAATAATCGCGCCTTTGACTCCAACTTCAACACACTCTTGAACCACAGCAGGCACCCCAGCGGCAGGAATGGCAATTATCGCCAAATCCACCGGCTCGGGCAAAGATTGAATCCGGTCATAGGCGCGGATTCCCAAGACATTGTGCCGTTTGGGATTGATGGGATAAACTGTCCCCCCAAAGGGATGGCTGATCAGGTTCCACAAGACCGTTCGCCCCACACTCCCTTCCCGTTCCGTAGCGCCAATCACGGCAACTGAGCGCGGTGAAAAGATCGGATCTAGGGGATGGGATCCCGTTTTCCACACATCGGTGACAGGGTCTGGGCAGTACAGCATAGCCTTCACTTCTTGGGTAATGGGGGATCCCTCTCCAGCATGGCTTTGATGGCGGATTCTAACGGCTGAAGATGATTTTGAATGACAGAGGAAATCGTCAAAGGATCAATGGATCAATGTCGCCGAGATAGTTGTGCACCAAGATATTACGAAAGCCACTGATGTTTTGCCACGGGATCCCTGGATATAGATCTTTCAATTCAGAGGGCAGTCTTTGGGTTGATTCTGAAAGAGTTTGCAGATTTCGTAGAGCTGCATCATAGAGGATCTCATCTTGAGTCAAATCTCCCCGCTCTTGAATCCGCCGAATCT from Thermostichus vulcanus str. 'Rupite' harbors:
- a CDS encoding HepT-like ribonuclease domain-containing protein — its product is MPSIFHILDAIAKIRRIQERGDLTQDEILYDAALRNLQTLSESTQRLPSELKDLYPGIPWQNISGFRNILVHNYLGDIDPLIL